A single region of the Leisingera thetidis genome encodes:
- the rplA gene encoding 50S ribosomal protein L1, with product MAKLGKRTRAAREAVAGKENLSVEEAVALIKANATSKFDETVEIAMNLGVDTRHADQMVRGVVGLPNGTGKNMRVAVFARGPKAEEAQAAGADIVGAEDLMEAIQGGKIDFDRCIATPDMMPVVGRLGKILGPRNLMPNPKVGTVTMDVKAAVEAAKGGEVQFKAEKGGVVHAGVGKASFDEAKLVENVRAFVSAVAKAKPSGAKGAYMKKINLSSTMGPGVTVDVDNAVTE from the coding sequence ATGGCAAAGCTCGGTAAACGCACCCGCGCCGCGCGCGAAGCTGTCGCTGGCAAGGAAAACCTGTCGGTGGAAGAAGCCGTTGCCCTGATCAAGGCCAACGCAACCTCGAAGTTCGACGAAACCGTCGAGATCGCCATGAACCTGGGTGTCGACACCCGCCACGCAGACCAGATGGTCCGCGGCGTGGTCGGCCTGCCGAACGGCACCGGCAAGAACATGCGCGTTGCGGTCTTCGCCCGCGGCCCCAAGGCTGAGGAAGCGCAGGCAGCCGGTGCGGACATCGTCGGCGCCGAAGACCTGATGGAAGCGATCCAGGGCGGCAAGATCGATTTCGACCGCTGCATCGCCACCCCGGACATGATGCCGGTCGTCGGCCGTCTGGGCAAGATCCTCGGCCCGCGCAACCTGATGCCGAACCCCAAGGTCGGCACCGTGACCATGGACGTGAAAGCGGCCGTGGAAGCAGCCAAGGGCGGCGAAGTCCAGTTCAAGGCGGAAAAAGGCGGCGTTGTGCATGCAGGCGTCGGCAAAGCCTCCTTCGACGAAGCCAAGCTGGTCGAGAACGTCCGCGCCTTCGTGTCGGCCGTGGCCAAGGCCAAGCCGTCGGGCGCCAAGGGTGCCTACATGAAGAAGATCAACCTGTCCTCGACCATGGGTCCGGGCGTCACGGTTGACGTGGACAACGCTGTCACCGAGTAA
- the rplK gene encoding 50S ribosomal protein L11 — protein sequence MAKKLVGSMKLQVPAGQANPSPPVGPALGQRGINIMEFCKAFNAKTADMEPGAPCPTVITYYQDKSFTMDIKTPPASYYLKKAAKVKSGAKTPSRETVGTVTAAQVKEIAEAKMKDLNANDIEAAMQIILGSARSMGIEVK from the coding sequence ATGGCTAAGAAGCTTGTTGGTTCGATGAAGCTGCAGGTTCCTGCAGGTCAGGCAAACCCCTCTCCGCCCGTCGGCCCGGCGCTGGGTCAGCGCGGCATCAACATCATGGAATTCTGCAAGGCGTTCAACGCCAAGACCGCAGACATGGAGCCCGGCGCGCCGTGCCCGACCGTGATCACCTACTATCAGGACAAGTCCTTCACCATGGACATCAAGACGCCGCCCGCGTCTTACTACCTGAAGAAGGCGGCCAAGGTGAAGTCGGGGGCAAAAACCCCGTCGCGCGAAACCGTCGGCACCGTGACCGCGGCCCAGGTGAAAGAAATCGCCGAAGCCAAGATGAAAGATCTGAACGCCAACGACATCGAAGCGGCAATGCAGATCATCCTGGGCTCCGCCCGCTCCATGGGCATCGAGGTGAAGTAA
- the nusG gene encoding transcription termination/antitermination protein NusG encodes MAKRWYSVSVLSNFEKKIAEQIRTSVAEQGLEDEIDEVLVPTEEVIEVRRGKKVSTERRFMPGYVLVHMEMSDRGYHLISSINRVTGFLGPQGRPMPMRDAEVQGILGRVEEGVEAPRTLIHFEIGEKVKVNDGPFEDFDGMVEEVDDDNQKLKVTVSIFGRETPVELDFTQVTKQG; translated from the coding sequence ATGGCGAAACGGTGGTATTCGGTCAGCGTTCTTTCGAACTTCGAAAAGAAAATCGCAGAGCAGATCCGTACCTCGGTCGCAGAGCAGGGACTTGAGGACGAGATCGACGAGGTGCTGGTGCCCACCGAAGAGGTGATCGAGGTCCGCCGCGGCAAGAAGGTCTCGACCGAGCGCCGGTTCATGCCGGGCTATGTGCTGGTGCACATGGAAATGTCCGACCGCGGCTACCACCTGATTTCCTCGATCAACCGGGTCACCGGCTTCCTCGGCCCGCAGGGCCGCCCGATGCCGATGCGCGACGCCGAGGTGCAGGGCATCCTGGGCCGCGTCGAGGAAGGCGTCGAGGCGCCGCGCACCCTGATCCACTTCGAGATCGGCGAGAAGGTCAAGGTCAACGACGGCCCGTTCGAGGATTTCGACGGCATGGTCGAAGAGGTCGACGACGACAACCAGAAGCTCAAGGTCACCGTGTCGATCTTCGGCCGCGAGACCCCGGTGGAACTGGACTTCACCCAGGTCACCAAGCAGGGGTGA
- the rplJ gene encoding 50S ribosomal protein L10 → MDRAQKEKVVEELGQIFESSGVVVVAHYAGLTVAEMQDLRARASDANSSVRVAKNRLAKIALEGKPCESMSDLLTGMTVLTYSEDPVSAAKVAEDFAKENKKFEILGGAMGENALDRAGVEAVSKMPSRDELIAQIASCIGAPASNIAGAIGAPASNIASILSTIEEKAEAA, encoded by the coding sequence GTGGATAGAGCCCAGAAAGAGAAAGTGGTCGAGGAACTCGGCCAGATCTTCGAAAGCTCTGGCGTCGTGGTGGTTGCTCACTACGCCGGTCTGACAGTTGCCGAGATGCAGGATCTGCGCGCGCGTGCAAGCGATGCGAACAGCTCCGTGCGTGTTGCCAAGAACAGGCTCGCCAAAATCGCCCTTGAGGGAAAGCCGTGTGAAAGCATGTCTGACCTGCTGACAGGGATGACCGTTCTGACCTACTCCGAAGATCCCGTGTCCGCCGCCAAGGTGGCCGAGGATTTCGCCAAGGAAAACAAAAAGTTTGAGATCCTTGGCGGTGCAATGGGTGAGAACGCTCTGGACCGCGCAGGCGTCGAAGCCGTGTCGAAAATGCCGTCCCGCGACGAGCTTATTGCTCAGATCGCAAGCTGCATTGGCGCACCCGCTTCCAACATCGCCGGCGCAATTGGCGCACCTGCAAGCAACATCGCAAGCATTCTTTCGACCATCGAAGAGAAGGCGGAAGCTGCGTAA
- the rpoB gene encoding DNA-directed RNA polymerase subunit beta, protein MAQSFLGQKRLRKYYGKIREVLEMPNLIEVQKSSYDLFLRSGDDVEPLDGEGIKGVFQSVFPIKDFNETSVLEFVKYSFEKPKYDVEECMQRDMTYSAPLKVTLRLIVFDVDEDTGAKSVKDIKEQDVFMGDMPLMTPNGTFVVNGTERVIVSQMHRSPGVFFDHDKGKTHSSGKLLFACRIIPYRGSWLDFEFDAKDIVFARIDRRRKLPVTTLLYALGLDQEGIMDAYYNTIHFKLEKSRGWVAPFFPERVRGTRPTYDLVDAATGEIICEAGKKVTPRAVKKMIEEGTITELLVPFEHIVGRYVAKDIINEDNGAIYVEAGDELTLEYDKDGELIGGSLKELLDAGITDIPVLDIDNVNVGPYMRNTMAADKNMGRESALMDIYRVMRPGEPPTVEAASALFDTLFFDSERYDLSAVGRVKMNMRLALDAEDTQRTLRKEDIVACVKALVDLRDGRGDIDDIDHLGNRRVRSVGELMENQYRVGLLRMERAIKERMSSVEIDTVMPQDLINAKPAAAAVREFFGSSQLSQFMDQTNPLSEVTHKRRLSALGPGGLTRERAGFEVRDVHPTHYGRMCPIETPEGPNIGLINSLATFARVNKYGFIETPYRVVNDAKVTDEVHYMSATEEMRHTVAQANATLDEDGKFINDLVSTRQSGDYTLAPRESVDLIDVSPKQLVSVAASLIPFLENDDANRALMGSNMQRQAVPLLRAEAPLVGTGIEEKVAIDSGAAIQAKRAGIIDQVDAQRIVIRATEDLELGDAGVDIYRMRKFQRSNQNTCINQRPLVKVGDTVVKGEVIADGPSTDMGELALGKNVVVAFMPWNGYNYEDSILISERIARDDVFTSVHIEEFEVAARDTKLGPEEITRDIPNVGEEALRNLDEAGIVYIGADVEPGDILVGKITPKGESPMTPEEKLLRAIFGEKASDVRDTSLRVKPGDYGTVVEVRVFNRHGVEKDERALQIEREEVERLARDRDDELAILDRNIYARLRDMLLGKVAVKGPKGVRAGSPINEELLDSLSRGQWWMLALEDEQDAQIVEALNEQYEAQKRALDARFEDKVEKVRRGDDLPPGVMKMVKVFIAVKRKLQPGDKMAGRHGNKGVISKVVPMEDMPFLADGTPVDFCLNPLGVPSRMNVGQILETHMGWAARGLGIKVDDALQEYRRSGDLTPVRDAMHHAYGDDVYDEGIANMSEDALVEAAGNVTRGVPIATPVFDGAKEDDVNNALVRAGFDQSGQSILFDGRTGEQFARPVTVGIKYLLKLHHLVDDKIHARSTGPYSLVTQQPLGGKAQFGGQRFGEMEVWALEAYGAAYTLQEMLTVKSDDVAGRTKVYESIVKGEDNFEAGVPESFNVLVKEVRGLGLNMELLDAEEE, encoded by the coding sequence ATGGCTCAATCGTTCCTTGGCCAGAAACGTCTACGCAAATATTACGGCAAAATCCGCGAAGTGCTGGAAATGCCGAACCTCATTGAGGTCCAGAAATCTTCTTACGACCTTTTCCTGCGCTCCGGCGATGACGTTGAGCCGCTTGACGGCGAAGGCATCAAAGGCGTGTTTCAGTCGGTTTTCCCGATCAAGGATTTCAACGAAACTTCGGTTCTGGAGTTCGTGAAATACTCCTTCGAGAAGCCGAAATACGATGTCGAAGAGTGCATGCAGCGCGACATGACCTACAGCGCGCCGCTGAAGGTCACCCTGCGCCTGATCGTCTTTGATGTCGACGAGGACACCGGCGCCAAGTCCGTGAAGGACATCAAGGAACAGGACGTCTTCATGGGCGACATGCCCCTGATGACCCCGAACGGCACCTTCGTCGTCAACGGCACCGAGCGCGTGATCGTCTCCCAGATGCACCGCTCGCCGGGCGTGTTCTTTGACCACGACAAGGGCAAGACCCATTCCTCGGGCAAGCTGCTGTTCGCCTGCCGCATCATCCCGTACCGCGGCTCGTGGCTCGACTTTGAATTCGACGCCAAGGACATCGTCTTTGCCCGCATCGACCGCCGCCGCAAGCTGCCGGTGACCACCCTGCTGTACGCCCTGGGCCTGGACCAGGAAGGCATCATGGATGCCTATTACAACACCATCCATTTCAAGCTCGAGAAGTCGCGCGGCTGGGTTGCCCCGTTCTTCCCCGAGCGCGTGCGCGGCACCCGTCCGACCTACGATCTGGTCGACGCCGCCACCGGCGAGATCATCTGCGAGGCCGGCAAGAAGGTCACCCCGCGCGCCGTCAAGAAGATGATCGAGGAAGGCACCATCACCGAGCTGCTGGTGCCCTTCGAGCATATCGTCGGCAGGTATGTCGCCAAGGACATCATCAACGAGGACAACGGCGCGATCTACGTCGAAGCCGGTGATGAGCTGACCCTGGAATACGACAAGGACGGCGAACTGATCGGCGGCTCGCTGAAAGAGCTGCTGGATGCCGGCATCACCGACATTCCGGTGCTGGACATCGACAACGTCAATGTCGGCCCCTACATGCGCAACACCATGGCGGCGGACAAGAACATGGGCCGCGAAAGCGCGCTGATGGACATCTACCGCGTGATGCGCCCGGGCGAGCCGCCCACCGTCGAAGCCGCGTCGGCCCTGTTCGACACGCTGTTCTTCGACTCCGAGCGCTACGACCTGTCCGCCGTTGGCCGCGTGAAGATGAACATGCGCCTGGCCCTGGATGCCGAAGACACCCAGCGCACCCTGCGCAAGGAAGACATCGTCGCCTGCGTCAAGGCGCTGGTCGACCTGCGCGACGGCCGCGGCGACATCGACGACATCGACCACCTCGGCAACCGCCGGGTGCGCTCGGTTGGCGAGCTGATGGAAAACCAGTACCGCGTCGGCCTCTTGCGGATGGAGCGCGCAATCAAGGAGCGCATGTCCTCCGTCGAGATCGACACGGTGATGCCGCAGGACCTGATCAACGCCAAGCCCGCAGCGGCGGCGGTGCGTGAATTCTTCGGCTCCTCGCAGCTGTCGCAGTTCATGGACCAGACCAACCCGCTGTCGGAAGTCACCCACAAACGCCGCCTGTCGGCGCTTGGCCCGGGCGGCCTGACCCGCGAGCGCGCCGGCTTCGAGGTGCGCGACGTGCACCCGACCCACTATGGCCGGATGTGCCCGATTGAGACGCCGGAAGGCCCGAACATCGGTCTGATCAACTCGCTGGCCACCTTTGCCCGCGTGAACAAGTACGGCTTCATCGAAACACCCTACCGCGTCGTCAACGACGCCAAGGTGACCGACGAAGTCCACTACATGTCCGCGACCGAGGAAATGCGCCACACCGTGGCGCAGGCGAACGCGACCCTGGACGAAGACGGCAAGTTCATCAACGACCTGGTCTCGACCCGCCAGTCCGGCGACTACACCCTGGCACCGCGCGAAAGCGTCGACCTGATCGACGTCTCGCCGAAGCAGCTGGTCTCGGTTGCCGCCTCGCTGATCCCGTTCCTGGAAAACGACGACGCCAACCGCGCTCTGATGGGCTCGAACATGCAGCGTCAGGCGGTTCCGCTCCTGCGCGCCGAGGCGCCGCTGGTCGGCACCGGCATCGAGGAAAAGGTCGCGATCGACTCCGGCGCGGCCATCCAGGCCAAGCGGGCCGGCATCATCGACCAGGTCGATGCGCAGCGTATCGTGATCCGGGCCACCGAGGACCTGGAACTGGGCGATGCCGGCGTGGACATTTACCGGATGCGCAAGTTCCAGCGTTCGAACCAGAACACCTGCATCAACCAGCGTCCGCTGGTGAAGGTGGGCGACACCGTGGTCAAGGGCGAAGTCATCGCCGACGGCCCGTCGACCGATATGGGCGAACTGGCTCTGGGCAAGAACGTGGTCGTCGCGTTCATGCCGTGGAACGGCTACAACTACGAAGACTCCATCCTGATCTCCGAGCGCATCGCGCGTGACGACGTCTTCACCTCGGTCCACATCGAGGAATTCGAAGTCGCCGCCCGTGACACCAAGCTCGGGCCGGAAGAAATCACCCGCGACATCCCCAACGTCGGCGAGGAAGCCCTGCGCAACCTCGACGAGGCGGGCATCGTCTACATCGGCGCCGATGTGGAGCCGGGCGACATTCTGGTCGGCAAGATCACTCCCAAGGGCGAAAGCCCGATGACCCCGGAAGAGAAGCTGCTGCGCGCCATCTTCGGCGAAAAGGCTTCCGACGTGCGCGACACCTCGCTGCGCGTGAAACCGGGCGATTACGGTACGGTCGTGGAAGTGCGCGTCTTCAACCGCCACGGCGTCGAAAAAGACGAGCGTGCGCTGCAGATCGAGCGCGAGGAAGTCGAGCGTCTGGCCCGCGACCGGGACGACGAGCTGGCGATCCTGGACCGCAACATCTATGCCCGCCTGCGCGACATGCTGCTGGGCAAGGTGGCGGTCAAGGGACCGAAGGGCGTGCGCGCCGGGTCCCCGATCAACGAGGAACTGCTGGACTCGCTGTCCCGCGGCCAGTGGTGGATGCTCGCCCTCGAGGATGAGCAGGACGCCCAGATCGTCGAGGCCCTGAACGAGCAGTACGAGGCGCAGAAGCGCGCCCTGGACGCCCGTTTCGAGGACAAGGTCGAGAAGGTCCGCCGCGGCGACGACCTGCCGCCGGGCGTGATGAAGATGGTCAAGGTCTTCATCGCGGTGAAGCGCAAGCTGCAGCCGGGCGACAAGATGGCCGGCCGTCACGGCAACAAGGGCGTGATCTCGAAAGTGGTGCCGATGGAGGACATGCCGTTCCTCGCGGATGGCACCCCGGTCGACTTCTGCCTCAACCCGCTGGGCGTTCCGTCGCGGATGAACGTCGGTCAGATCCTGGAGACCCACATGGGCTGGGCCGCACGCGGCCTCGGCATCAAGGTGGACGATGCGCTGCAGGAATACCGCCGCTCGGGCGACCTGACCCCGGTCCGTGACGCGATGCACCATGCCTATGGCGACGACGTCTATGACGAAGGCATCGCCAATATGTCCGAGGACGCGCTGGTCGAGGCCGCAGGCAACGTCACCCGCGGTGTGCCGATCGCCACCCCGGTCTTTGACGGCGCCAAGGAAGACGACGTCAACAACGCCCTGGTGCGTGCGGGCTTCGACCAGTCCGGCCAGTCGATCCTGTTCGACGGCCGCACCGGCGAGCAGTTCGCGCGCCCCGTGACCGTTGGCATCAAGTACCTGCTGAAGCTGCACCACCTGGTGGACGACAAGATCCACGCGCGTTCCACCGGCCCGTACTCGCTGGTCACCCAGCAGCCGCTGGGCGGCAAGGCGCAGTTCGGCGGTCAGCGCTTTGGTGAGATGGAAGTCTGGGCTCTGGAAGCCTATGGCGCCGCCTACACCCTGCAGGAGATGCTCACCGTCAAATCGGATGACGTCGCCGGCCGGACCAAGGTCTACGAGTCGATCGTCAAGGGCGAGGACAACTTTGAGGCGGGCGTTCCGGAATCGTTCAACGTTCTGGTCAAAGAAGTCCGCGGCCTCGGCCTGAACATGGAACTCCTGGATGCGGAAGAAGAGTAA
- the rplL gene encoding 50S ribosomal protein L7/L12 has product MADLKALAESIVGLTLLEAQELKTILKDEYGIEPAAGGAVVMAAGGDAGGAAEEEKTEFDVVLKNAGASKINVIKEVRGITGLGLKEAKELVEAGGKIKEGVSKDEAEDVKAKLEAAGAEVELA; this is encoded by the coding sequence ATGGCTGATCTGAAAGCACTCGCAGAAAGCATCGTGGGTCTGACCCTGCTGGAAGCACAAGAACTGAAAACCATCCTGAAAGACGAATACGGCATCGAGCCCGCAGCAGGCGGCGCGGTTGTCATGGCAGCTGGCGGCGACGCCGGCGGTGCAGCCGAAGAAGAAAAGACCGAATTCGACGTCGTTCTGAAGAACGCCGGCGCGTCCAAGATCAACGTGATCAAGGAAGTCCGCGGCATCACCGGCCTGGGCCTGAAAGAAGCCAAGGAACTGGTCGAAGCCGGCGGCAAGATCAAAGAAGGCGTGTCCAAGGACGAAGCCGAAGACGTCAAAGCCAAGCTGGAAGCAGCTGGCGCCGAAGTCGAGCTGGCCTAA
- a CDS encoding alpha/beta fold hydrolase, whose amino-acid sequence MENYDSVHGRIYQDGYTLGYSIEGEGDPLLIIGSHVFYPRTFSAGLRGKRTLIFIDHRGFAQADRGVEARDCSLETITCDISAMCSALGLSRLDVLGHSGHGYMALEFARRRPDLVRKTVVVATGPSHSPAYMAYGERIWDMLAAPERKRRLAQDLEWMAAKIEAEPQNKFIWMCLGLAARSWFNPCFDASDLWQGVHVNMPVFDSLWGDVFRDFDPATVLQEIKSPLLICMGRHDHLVAPLETWLPLIAENRQPVFALFERSAHTPQLEEAERFDETLLNFLT is encoded by the coding sequence ATGGAAAACTATGACAGTGTCCACGGGCGCATCTACCAGGATGGCTACACGCTCGGCTACTCGATCGAGGGGGAGGGAGATCCGCTGCTGATCATTGGCAGCCATGTCTTCTATCCACGCACATTTTCAGCAGGCCTGCGCGGCAAGAGAACGCTGATCTTCATTGATCACCGCGGCTTCGCTCAGGCCGACCGCGGCGTCGAGGCGCGTGACTGCTCACTGGAGACCATTACCTGTGATATCTCTGCGATGTGCAGCGCGCTTGGCCTTTCACGCCTGGATGTGCTGGGACACTCGGGCCACGGCTACATGGCACTGGAGTTCGCCCGCCGCAGACCGGATCTGGTCCGGAAGACCGTTGTTGTTGCGACCGGACCAAGCCATTCGCCAGCGTACATGGCATATGGGGAGCGTATCTGGGATATGCTTGCAGCTCCGGAGCGCAAGCGCCGTTTGGCACAGGATCTGGAGTGGATGGCTGCGAAGATCGAAGCTGAACCGCAAAATAAGTTCATCTGGATGTGCCTGGGGCTGGCCGCCCGCAGTTGGTTTAACCCATGTTTTGATGCCTCGGATCTCTGGCAGGGTGTCCACGTTAACATGCCGGTTTTCGACAGTTTGTGGGGGGACGTGTTTCGCGATTTTGATCCCGCCACAGTGCTGCAGGAGATTAAATCCCCGCTTCTGATCTGCATGGGGCGGCATGATCACCTGGTTGCCCCGCTGGAAACCTGGCTTCCGCTCATCGCGGAAAACCGCCAGCCGGTTTTTGCGCTTTTTGAGCGGAGCGCGCACACTCCGCAATTGGAAGAAGCGGAGCGGTTTGACGAAACCCTTCTGAATTTCCTGACCTGA